In a single window of the Montipora capricornis isolate CH-2021 chromosome 11, ASM3666992v2, whole genome shotgun sequence genome:
- the LOC138025004 gene encoding pancreatic lipase-related protein 2-like, which produces MMISVFVLFILFLGSLELSQAASVCYDKYGCFSDDPPFDDLMMALPSHPDSLHTKFILHTDANAPNREEILSTENSTISNSSFNPSRKVAFIIHGFTQTGKDTWVREMTQELLKKEAMNVIVVDWTQACLMSIPYEVVVGNSRLIGVQLAFLIDVLNKEFKVPLERFHIIGHSLGAHMAGFAAEKLRESGKVIGRITGMDPAAPAFEGEDPKTRLDPRDAKFVDVIHTDVRESPLEKSLGLRAPCGHVDFYPNDGKQQPGCEASSVIANAVDSYLEGGRVSVHWLFGCNHMSAIAYFTASINSACAMTAFPCENWQDFQEGKCFSCEGACPQMGYNADQYRGPKPVKLFLTTDKKNPFCVGDNYFGVTLLADEKTKQSVFFQMFTDNKIKIKLTGLDGEVETGDERSVNTGNSSFVLSSARNIGKLKSITLDYTGSAYDLNEVIVYSVADNKRYKASFNERLESSFPYLAYSSYTRELHATETDHHSEE; this is translated from the exons ATGATGATATCTGTGTTCGTCCTTTTCATCCTTTTTCTCGGCTCCTTGGAGCTATCTCAAG CCGCCTCTGTTTGCTATGACAAATATGGCTGCTTTTCAGATGATCCTCCTTTTGACGACTTGATGATGGCCTTACCTTCTCACCCTGATTCTCTTCACACAAAGTTTATCCTGCATACCGATGCTAACGCACCAAACAGGGAAGAAATCCTCAGCACCGAAAACTCTACCATAAGCAATTCTTCCTTCAACCCTTCGCGAAAAGTGGCGTTTATTATCCACGGCTTCACTCAGACGGGAAAGGATACCTGGGTAAGAGAGATGACACAGGAGCTGCTCAAGAAGGAAGCAATGAATGTGATCGTGGTGGACTGGACACAAGCGTGTCTTATGTCGATCCCATATGAAGTGGTAGTTGGAAATTCACGCCTTATTGGAGTACAGTTAGCGTTTTTGATTGACGTGTTGAACAAAGAGTTCAAAGTGCCTTTGGAGAGGTTTCACATCATTGGACATAGCTTAGGAGCGCACATGGCTGGTTTCGCGGCAGAAAAGCTGAGAGAAAGCGGGAAAGTCATTGGACGAATAACAG GAATGGATCCCGCGGCTCCGGCTTTTGAAGGCGAAGACCCGAAGACGAGACTGGACCCGCGTGATGCAAAGTTTGTTGACGTCATCCATACTGATGTTCGAGAGAGCCCTCTTGAAAAGTCCTTGGGACTGCGGGCACCCTGTGGACACGTGGATTTTTACCCAAATGATGGGAAACAACAACCGGGCTGTGAAGCATCCAGTGTAATAGCaa ACGCAGTGGATTCGTACTTGGAAGGAGGTCGAGTTTCTGTTCATTGGCTGTTCGGCTGCAATCATATGAGCGCAATTGCCTATTTCACTGCCTCAATCAATAGCGCATGCGCCATGACCGCTTTTCCTTGTGAAAACTGGCAAGATTTCCAAGAGGGGAAATGTTTCTCTTGTGAAGGCGCATGCCCACAAATGGGATATAACGCCGACCAATACCGTGGGCCCAAACCAGTGAAGCTTTTCTTGACAACAGACAAGAAAAATCCGTTCTGCG tcGGCGATAATTATTTCGGCGTCACTTTGCTGGCAGATGAGAAAACCAAGCAATCAgtcttttttcaaatgtttactGACAATAAAATCAAGATAAAGTTAACTGGACTCGATGGAGAAGTGGAAACAGGAGACGAAAG GAGTGTTAATACTGGAAACTCCAGTTTTGTCCTTTCTTCAGCTCGAAACATTGGAAAATTAAAATCCATTACGCTGGATTACACAGGGTCTGCATATGACTTGAATGAAGTAATTGTATATTCAGTGGCAGATAATAAGAG GTACAAGGCGTCCTTTAACGAGCGTCTGGAAAGTTCTTTTCCATACCTTGCGTATTCATCCTACACCAGGGAACTTCATGCGACGGAAACTGATCACCATTCCGAAGAATAG